The Amycolatopsis mongoliensis genome includes a window with the following:
- the leuD gene encoding 3-isopropylmalate dehydratase small subunit, whose product MEPFTQHTGIGVPLRRSNVDTDQIIPAVYLKRVTRTGFEDGLFAAWRGDQDFILNTEPFKNGSVLVAGPDFGTGSSREHAVWALMDYGFRVVISARFADIFRGNSGKGGLVAAQCEQHDVELLWKLLENEPGTEVTVDLETKTVRAKDFTAPFQIDDYVRWRLLEGLDDIALTLRHAGEIDAFEAARPSWKPTTTPVVAG is encoded by the coding sequence ATGGAACCGTTCACCCAGCACACCGGCATCGGCGTCCCGCTGCGCCGGTCCAACGTGGACACCGACCAGATCATCCCGGCGGTCTACCTCAAGCGGGTGACCCGGACCGGCTTCGAGGACGGCCTGTTCGCCGCCTGGCGCGGTGACCAGGACTTCATCCTCAACACCGAGCCGTTCAAGAACGGCAGCGTGCTGGTCGCGGGGCCGGACTTCGGCACCGGGTCCTCCCGCGAGCACGCCGTCTGGGCGCTGATGGACTACGGCTTCCGGGTCGTCATCTCCGCCCGGTTCGCCGACATCTTCCGCGGCAACTCCGGCAAGGGCGGCCTGGTCGCCGCGCAGTGCGAGCAGCACGACGTCGAGCTGCTCTGGAAGCTGCTCGAGAACGAGCCCGGCACCGAGGTCACGGTCGACCTCGAGACCAAGACCGTGCGGGCCAAGGACTTCACCGCGCCCTTCCAGATCGACGACTACGTCCGCTGGCGGCTGCTCGAAGGTCTCGACGACATCGCGCTGACGTTGCGCCATGCCGGTGAGATCGACGCCTTCGAGGCGGCCCGTCCGTCCTGGAAGCCGACGACGACGCCGGTCGTCGCCGGCTGA
- the leuC gene encoding 3-isopropylmalate dehydratase large subunit, protein MTSPTGKARTLAEKVWESHLVRRGEGAEPDLLYIDLHLLHEVTSPQAFDGLRLAGRPLRRPDLTIATEDHNVPTVDIELPIADPVSRTQVDTLRRNCKEFGVRLHPMGDAEQGIVHVIGPQLGLTQPGMTVVCGDSHTSTHGAFGAIAFGIGTSEVEHVMATQTLPLRPFKTMAITVDGELRPGVTAKDIILAVIAKIGTGGGQGYILEYRGKAIEALSMEARMTVCNMSIEAGARAGMIAPDETTFAYLKGRPHAPSGADWDAAVENWRQLRTDDGAEFDAEVHLDASELTPFVTWGTNPGQGLPLGAEVPDPEAIPDENDRIAAEKALSYMDLKPGTPLREIAVDTVFLGSCTNGRIEDLRAAAEVLRGRKVADSVRMLVVPGSMRVRKAAEEEGLDEVFTAAGAEWRQAGCSMCLGMNPDQLKPGERSASTSNRNFEGRQGKGGRTHLVSPLVAAATAVRGTLSSPEDLLTAAR, encoded by the coding sequence ATGACCAGCCCGACCGGCAAGGCCCGCACACTGGCGGAGAAGGTGTGGGAAAGCCACCTCGTGCGCCGAGGGGAAGGCGCCGAACCGGACCTGCTCTACATCGACCTCCACCTGCTGCACGAAGTGACCAGCCCGCAGGCCTTCGACGGCCTCCGGCTGGCCGGGCGGCCGCTGCGCCGCCCCGACCTCACCATCGCGACCGAGGACCACAACGTCCCGACCGTCGACATCGAGCTCCCCATCGCCGATCCGGTCTCGCGCACCCAGGTCGACACCCTTCGCCGCAACTGCAAGGAGTTCGGTGTCCGGCTGCACCCGATGGGTGACGCCGAGCAGGGCATCGTGCACGTCATCGGCCCGCAGCTCGGCCTGACCCAGCCCGGGATGACCGTGGTCTGCGGCGACAGCCACACCTCCACGCACGGCGCGTTCGGCGCGATCGCCTTCGGCATCGGCACGTCCGAGGTCGAGCACGTCATGGCGACCCAGACGCTGCCGCTGCGTCCGTTCAAGACGATGGCGATCACGGTCGACGGCGAGCTGCGGCCCGGCGTCACGGCGAAGGACATCATTCTCGCGGTGATCGCCAAGATCGGCACCGGCGGCGGCCAGGGCTACATCCTCGAGTACCGCGGCAAGGCCATCGAGGCCCTGTCGATGGAAGCCCGGATGACCGTCTGCAACATGTCGATCGAGGCCGGCGCCCGCGCCGGGATGATCGCCCCGGACGAGACGACGTTCGCGTACCTGAAGGGCCGCCCGCACGCGCCGAGCGGCGCCGACTGGGACGCGGCGGTCGAGAACTGGCGGCAGCTGCGCACCGACGACGGCGCCGAGTTCGACGCCGAGGTGCACCTCGACGCGAGCGAGCTGACGCCGTTCGTGACCTGGGGCACCAACCCCGGCCAGGGCCTCCCGCTGGGCGCCGAGGTGCCCGACCCGGAGGCGATCCCGGACGAGAACGACCGCATCGCCGCTGAAAAAGCCCTGTCCTACATGGACTTGAAGCCCGGCACCCCGCTGCGGGAGATCGCGGTGGACACTGTCTTCCTCGGCTCCTGCACCAACGGCCGGATCGAGGACCTGCGGGCCGCGGCCGAGGTGCTGCGCGGGCGGAAAGTGGCGGACTCGGTCCGGATGCTGGTGGTTCCCGGCTCGATGCGCGTCCGCAAGGCCGCCGAGGAGGAGGGCCTCGACGAGGTCTTCACCGCGGCCGGCGCCGAGTGGCGCCAGGCCGGCTGCTCGATGTGCCTGGGCATGAACCCGGACCAGCTGAAGCCGGGCGAGCGCAGCGCGTCGACGTCGAACCGCAACTTCGAGGGCCGGCAGGGCAAGGGCGGCCGGACGCACCTGGTCTCGCCGCTCGTGGCCGCCGCCACGGCCGTCCGGGGCACGCTGTCGTCGCCGGAAGACCTGCTGACCGCCGCCCGCTGA
- a CDS encoding IclR family transcriptional regulator: MGQHSGIGVLDKAVAVLQAVADDPCGLAELCTRTGLPRATAHRLAVGLEVHRLLRRGPDGRWRPGTALAELAGGSTDPLLDAAGVVLPKLRDVTGESVQLYRRDGVQRVCVATAEPPSGLRDTVPVGSRLPMTAGSGAKVLAAWADPHTQRTILADAVFGERTLLEVRRRGWAQSVAEREPGVASISAPVRDSAGAVVAAVSVSGPIERIGRKPGARWAADLLAAADALQERL; encoded by the coding sequence GTGGGACAGCATAGCGGTATCGGAGTACTGGACAAAGCAGTGGCCGTTCTGCAGGCGGTCGCGGACGACCCCTGCGGCCTCGCGGAACTGTGCACGCGGACGGGCCTGCCCCGGGCCACCGCGCACCGCCTCGCGGTCGGCCTCGAGGTGCACCGGCTGCTGCGCCGGGGTCCGGACGGCCGCTGGCGTCCCGGTACGGCGCTGGCCGAACTGGCCGGCGGTTCGACGGATCCGCTGCTCGACGCGGCGGGCGTGGTGCTGCCGAAGCTGCGGGACGTCACCGGGGAAAGCGTGCAGCTCTACCGCCGCGACGGCGTGCAGCGCGTGTGCGTCGCGACGGCGGAGCCGCCGAGCGGGCTGCGCGACACGGTCCCGGTGGGCTCGCGGCTGCCGATGACGGCGGGCTCGGGCGCGAAGGTGCTGGCTGCGTGGGCGGATCCGCACACGCAGCGCACGATCCTGGCGGACGCGGTCTTCGGCGAGCGGACGTTGCTGGAGGTGCGCCGCCGCGGCTGGGCGCAGAGCGTGGCCGAACGCGAGCCGGGGGTGGCGAGCATTTCGGCGCCGGTGCGCGATTCGGCGGGCGCGGTCGTGGCGGCCGTGTCGGTGTCGGGCCCGATCGAGCGCATCGGCCGCAAGCCGGGGGCGCGCTGGGCGGCGGACCTGCTCGCGGCGGCGGATGCGTTGCAGGAACGCCTGTAA
- a CDS encoding nuclear transport factor 2 family protein, with product MTDSIGDPAVRAFVDALNAGDRTAFRAALTADATMSDDGTDRDLAEWTEREIFASQGHLEVATAADDGREFVADYSNSTWGAMRTRWTFTVRDGKVARFETGQA from the coding sequence ATGACGGATTCGATCGGCGACCCGGCGGTGCGCGCGTTCGTCGACGCACTGAACGCGGGCGACCGCACAGCGTTCCGGGCCGCGCTCACCGCGGACGCGACGATGTCCGACGACGGCACGGACCGCGACCTGGCGGAGTGGACGGAGCGGGAGATTTTCGCCAGCCAGGGCCACCTCGAGGTGGCCACCGCGGCGGACGACGGTCGCGAGTTCGTCGCGGACTACTCGAACTCGACTTGGGGCGCGATGCGGACCCGGTGGACGTTCACGGTTCGCGACGGCAAGGTGGCGCGCTTCGAAACGGGCCAAGCCTGA
- a CDS encoding glycoside hydrolase family 3 C-terminal domain-containing protein, with translation MRNGRLVLAAVLGLTLATPATAVADAQPWRDARQSPDRRAAELVAAMTLDEKISQLHLQPDAEHQRFVPPIPRLGVPGFRIANGPAGMGPADDKPQKPATALPATMALASTFDTGLARRYGRLIGDETRALAHNVSEGPDINIARVPRNGRTFEGMGEDPVLVGAMGAADIRGIQENGTIAEVKHYAANNQETQRQSIDEHIDERTLNEIYLPHFEQAVTEGHAGSVMCAYPKINGVFTCENPALLQDKLRDDWGFKGFVQSDWGAAHSTVGSANAGMNLEMIDGTWYGEKMKQAVLAGQVSEQRVDELLVPRFRTMFTFGQFDHPPVLTPLPTAQHDAAARQFAERGMVLLRNDHAQLPLDDRAVKSIALIGPFATKAKTGGGGSSAVIPTSTVDPLPGLRQRVPGAAVTLDDGSDPARAAALARTADVSVVMVGDNEAEGKDRPSLALDGNQDALVTAVAVANPHTVVVVKSGGPVLMPWASSVPAILQAWYPGQQDGAAVAGVLFGDVNPSAKLPVTFPAADADTPANTAAQFPGVNGVATYSEGLQVGYRWFDAQGRTPLFPFGHGLSYTTFAFSGLSVHTTGDGATATFTVRNTGHRAGAEVAQLYLGFPAAAGEPPRQLKGFSRVELAPGQSRRVTIELDARDFSVWDTAGHAWRPVRGEFTVQVGDSSRSLPLQAPFTRR, from the coding sequence ATGCGCAACGGCCGGCTCGTTCTTGCCGCGGTACTGGGGTTGACGCTGGCGACACCGGCCACGGCGGTGGCGGACGCGCAGCCCTGGCGCGACGCCCGCCAGTCGCCCGACCGGCGCGCCGCGGAGCTCGTCGCCGCGATGACCCTCGACGAGAAGATCTCCCAGCTGCACCTGCAGCCCGACGCCGAGCACCAGCGGTTCGTGCCGCCCATCCCGCGGCTGGGCGTGCCCGGCTTCCGGATCGCCAACGGCCCGGCCGGCATGGGCCCGGCCGACGACAAGCCGCAGAAGCCGGCGACCGCGCTGCCGGCCACGATGGCGCTGGCGTCGACGTTCGACACCGGCCTCGCCCGCCGCTACGGCCGCCTGATCGGCGACGAAACCCGCGCGCTCGCGCACAACGTGTCCGAAGGGCCGGACATCAACATCGCCCGCGTCCCGCGCAACGGCCGGACGTTCGAGGGCATGGGGGAGGACCCGGTGCTCGTCGGGGCCATGGGCGCCGCCGACATCCGCGGCATCCAGGAGAACGGCACCATCGCCGAGGTCAAGCACTACGCGGCGAACAACCAGGAGACCCAGCGCCAGAGCATCGACGAGCACATCGACGAGCGCACCCTCAACGAGATCTACCTGCCGCACTTCGAGCAGGCGGTCACCGAAGGCCACGCCGGGTCCGTCATGTGCGCCTACCCGAAGATCAACGGCGTGTTCACGTGCGAAAACCCGGCGCTGCTGCAGGACAAGCTGCGCGACGACTGGGGGTTCAAGGGGTTCGTCCAGTCCGACTGGGGTGCCGCGCACAGCACCGTCGGATCGGCGAACGCGGGCATGAACCTCGAAATGATCGACGGCACCTGGTACGGCGAGAAGATGAAGCAGGCCGTGCTCGCCGGGCAGGTGAGCGAACAGCGCGTCGACGAGCTGCTGGTGCCGCGGTTCCGCACGATGTTCACGTTCGGGCAGTTCGACCACCCGCCGGTGCTCACCCCGCTGCCGACCGCGCAGCACGACGCCGCCGCCAGGCAGTTCGCCGAACGCGGCATGGTGCTGCTGCGCAACGACCACGCCCAGCTGCCGCTCGACGACCGTGCGGTGAAGTCGATCGCGCTGATCGGGCCGTTCGCGACCAAGGCCAAGACCGGCGGCGGGGGCAGCTCCGCCGTCATTCCGACGTCCACAGTGGACCCCCTGCCGGGGCTGCGGCAGCGGGTTCCCGGCGCCGCGGTGACCCTCGACGACGGCAGCGACCCGGCGCGGGCGGCCGCGCTGGCGCGCACCGCGGACGTCAGCGTCGTGATGGTCGGCGACAACGAGGCCGAAGGCAAGGACCGGCCGAGCCTGGCCCTCGACGGCAACCAGGACGCCCTCGTGACGGCGGTCGCCGTGGCGAACCCGCACACCGTGGTCGTGGTGAAGAGCGGCGGACCGGTCCTGATGCCGTGGGCGTCGTCGGTGCCCGCGATCCTGCAGGCGTGGTACCCGGGCCAGCAGGACGGCGCCGCGGTCGCCGGCGTGCTGTTCGGGGACGTCAACCCGTCGGCGAAGCTGCCGGTCACGTTCCCCGCGGCGGACGCGGACACCCCCGCGAACACGGCGGCGCAGTTCCCGGGCGTCAACGGGGTCGCGACGTACTCGGAGGGGCTGCAGGTCGGCTACCGGTGGTTCGACGCGCAGGGCCGCACGCCGCTGTTCCCGTTCGGGCACGGCCTCTCGTACACGACGTTCGCGTTCTCCGGGCTGTCGGTGCACACCACCGGCGACGGCGCGACGGCGACGTTCACGGTCCGGAACACCGGCCACCGCGCGGGCGCGGAGGTGGCCCAGCTGTACCTCGGCTTCCCGGCGGCCGCGGGCGAGCCACCGCGGCAGCTGAAGGGGTTCTCGCGGGTGGAGCTGGCGCCGGGCCAGTCCCGCCGCGTGACGATCGAACTGGACGCACGCGACTTTTCGGTGTGGGACACCGCCGGGCACGCTTGGCGCCCGGTGCGGGGCGAGTTCACGGTGCAGGTGGGCGACTCGTCGCGGTCGCTGCCGCTGCAGGCCCCGTTCACGCGCCGCTGA
- a CDS encoding AAA family ATPase, which yields MRPVLLEMTGFASFRDKTEVSFDDTDYFALVGPTGAGKSTVIDALTFALYGSVARWDHEGLVAPALAPTANRATVRLVFDAGGTRYHVVREVRRSGGKKPTVSVKNVRLERLADPTALGGPEDDADPVAADSEVTPAVERLLGLTFKHFCTCVALPQGDFAEFLHAKAADRQKILIKLLGLEVYERIGRRAGVTAEQQKQRAAVLAEQLGSYADATEEAVEELSARMTALADLDARVSAALPGLSDATRAHDEARQLVASLTRELGVLDALERPDGVEDLETRRRAAADAAATARAGLETAETADEAARAALAAAPARGELERIRAARTELAEAEKALPRLEVAAKTAAEAKAAAAAAVTDAVSATDAARKTRDTTARAAEDAAAEAARARQDRDRLAGLKPPADLGDLSEEAARVAKRTADAEARLHAAEVADAEARAALAAQPDVAPLAAARSDARTLYAVCEAQRKAAPEQVARRKELEAARTAFARADAEVTAAKTAVTEADRAGQALSLRAGLAVGHPCPVCEQEVAKLPDAVGHAHLSEASERLERAERDRAAAESALRKLERAVDRDADSAASAAAQAEELRAVLVGVDGPPESPVLRRPVEASFSEQDYADLVAAVRERGEWLSATIDGRTRVAEAAHAADAKLAAARADRTAAQHEADVVEKSFAAAREALRAARDPLVELGAPAVDADDVPAGWQRLTAWAAATLEERRTALAALEAAAEAAGKEAVVAADDLASAERNAEQRRKRASEAALADQSASTEWANTRRRHGELIETLAGAPSAEVVAEQLAKVAELEQAAKTADADLRTARAAAKQAAEAQARIAEQVDAERQRLSRARDPLVGLGAPPIDGESLLDAWTALTDWAAGQANRHRDRLAAATTAEGEAAEALRVAERAVADDVTALEVDVPEGPVRDRVPVAVAAARARAEGDHTEMKRRVARVAGLHGDIAAAESEAQVARLLADLLRSDKFPRWLIAGALDTLVAEASASLLELSGGQFELTHDKGDFLVVDHNEADARRPVKTLSGGETFQASLSLALALSSQLGAMAADGATKLESIFLDEGFGTLDEATLDVVASTLENLSATGSRMVGVITHVPALAERVPVRFQVTRDGTGSHISREGA from the coding sequence ATGCGGCCTGTGCTGCTGGAGATGACCGGCTTCGCGTCGTTCCGCGACAAGACCGAAGTCAGCTTCGACGACACGGACTACTTCGCGCTCGTCGGGCCGACCGGCGCCGGCAAGAGCACCGTGATCGACGCGCTCACCTTCGCGCTGTACGGCTCCGTCGCCCGCTGGGACCACGAAGGGCTCGTCGCGCCCGCACTCGCCCCGACGGCGAACCGGGCCACCGTGCGGCTGGTGTTCGACGCCGGGGGCACGCGCTACCACGTCGTGCGCGAAGTCCGCCGCAGCGGTGGGAAGAAACCCACGGTCAGCGTGAAGAACGTCCGGCTGGAACGGCTCGCCGACCCGACCGCGCTCGGCGGTCCGGAGGACGACGCCGACCCGGTCGCCGCGGACTCCGAGGTCACCCCGGCCGTCGAACGCCTGCTCGGGTTGACGTTCAAGCACTTCTGCACCTGCGTGGCGCTGCCCCAGGGCGACTTCGCGGAGTTCCTGCACGCCAAGGCCGCCGACCGGCAGAAGATCCTCATCAAGCTGCTGGGCCTGGAGGTCTACGAACGGATCGGCCGCCGCGCCGGGGTCACCGCGGAGCAGCAGAAGCAGCGCGCCGCCGTCCTCGCCGAACAGCTCGGCAGCTACGCCGACGCGACCGAAGAGGCCGTCGAAGAGCTTTCCGCGCGGATGACGGCACTCGCGGACCTCGACGCGCGGGTGAGCGCGGCCCTGCCGGGTTTGTCCGACGCCACCCGCGCCCACGACGAAGCGCGGCAGCTCGTCGCGTCGCTGACGCGGGAGCTGGGTGTCCTCGACGCGCTGGAACGCCCGGACGGCGTCGAAGACCTCGAAACCCGGCGCCGCGCCGCGGCGGACGCGGCCGCGACGGCACGCGCGGGGCTGGAAACGGCCGAGACGGCGGACGAAGCGGCCCGTGCCGCGCTCGCCGCCGCTCCCGCCCGCGGCGAGCTGGAACGGATCCGCGCCGCCCGCACGGAGCTGGCCGAGGCCGAGAAGGCCCTCCCGCGCCTGGAAGTGGCGGCGAAGACGGCAGCGGAGGCGAAAGCGGCCGCCGCCGCCGCGGTCACCGACGCGGTGTCCGCGACCGATGCGGCCCGCAAGACCCGGGACACGACGGCCCGCGCCGCCGAGGACGCCGCCGCCGAAGCGGCGCGGGCCCGGCAGGACCGCGACCGGCTGGCGGGGCTGAAACCGCCGGCGGATCTCGGGGACCTCTCGGAAGAGGCGGCACGGGTGGCGAAACGCACAGCGGACGCCGAGGCCCGCCTGCATGCCGCCGAGGTCGCCGACGCCGAAGCTCGCGCGGCGCTGGCCGCGCAGCCGGACGTCGCCCCGCTCGCCGCCGCCCGTTCCGACGCCCGGACGCTCTACGCGGTGTGCGAAGCCCAGCGGAAGGCCGCGCCCGAGCAGGTCGCGCGCCGGAAGGAACTGGAAGCGGCGAGAACCGCCTTCGCCCGCGCCGACGCCGAAGTCACCGCGGCGAAGACGGCGGTGACCGAAGCCGACCGGGCCGGGCAGGCGCTGAGTCTGCGGGCGGGACTCGCCGTCGGGCACCCGTGCCCGGTCTGCGAGCAGGAAGTCGCGAAGCTGCCCGACGCCGTCGGGCACGCCCACCTGTCGGAGGCGAGCGAACGCCTGGAGCGGGCCGAACGGGACCGCGCCGCCGCCGAGTCCGCGCTGCGCAAGCTGGAGCGGGCCGTGGACCGCGACGCCGACTCGGCCGCGTCGGCGGCCGCGCAGGCGGAGGAACTGCGTGCGGTCCTCGTCGGAGTCGACGGCCCGCCGGAGTCGCCGGTGCTGCGGCGCCCGGTCGAGGCCTCTTTCTCCGAGCAGGACTACGCGGACCTCGTCGCCGCCGTGCGCGAACGCGGCGAATGGCTGTCCGCGACGATCGACGGCCGTACCCGCGTCGCCGAGGCCGCCCACGCCGCGGACGCGAAACTGGCCGCGGCGCGCGCCGACCGCACGGCGGCGCAGCACGAGGCCGATGTCGTGGAGAAGTCGTTCGCGGCGGCCCGGGAAGCGCTGCGGGCGGCACGCGACCCCTTGGTGGAACTGGGCGCGCCCGCGGTCGACGCCGACGACGTCCCGGCGGGCTGGCAGCGGCTGACCGCCTGGGCGGCGGCCACCCTGGAAGAGCGGCGGACGGCTTTGGCCGCACTCGAAGCGGCCGCCGAAGCCGCGGGCAAGGAAGCCGTCGTCGCGGCGGACGACCTCGCCTCCGCCGAGCGGAACGCCGAACAGCGGCGGAAGCGGGCTTCGGAGGCGGCGCTCGCCGACCAGTCGGCGAGCACCGAGTGGGCGAACACCCGGCGCCGCCACGGCGAACTGATCGAGACCCTGGCCGGCGCGCCCTCCGCCGAGGTGGTCGCCGAGCAGCTCGCGAAGGTGGCGGAACTCGAACAAGCCGCGAAGACGGCCGACGCGGATCTGCGGACCGCCCGCGCGGCCGCGAAACAAGCCGCGGAAGCCCAGGCGCGGATCGCCGAGCAGGTCGACGCCGAACGCCAGCGGCTGTCCCGGGCGCGCGACCCGCTGGTCGGCCTGGGTGCCCCGCCGATCGACGGCGAGAGCCTCCTCGACGCCTGGACCGCGCTCACGGATTGGGCGGCCGGGCAGGCGAACCGGCACCGGGACCGGCTGGCCGCCGCCACGACCGCCGAGGGCGAAGCCGCCGAAGCGTTGCGGGTGGCCGAACGCGCGGTCGCCGACGACGTCACCGCGCTCGAGGTCGACGTGCCGGAGGGGCCGGTGCGCGACCGCGTCCCGGTGGCCGTCGCCGCCGCCCGGGCGCGGGCCGAGGGCGACCACACGGAGATGAAGCGGCGCGTGGCGCGCGTGGCGGGCCTGCACGGCGACATCGCGGCCGCGGAGTCCGAGGCGCAGGTTGCGCGGCTGCTCGCGGATCTCCTGCGCTCGGACAAGTTCCCGCGCTGGCTGATCGCCGGGGCACTCGACACGCTCGTCGCCGAGGCGTCCGCGTCGCTGCTCGAGCTGTCCGGCGGCCAGTTCGAGCTGACCCACGACAAGGGCGACTTCCTGGTGGTGGACCACAACGAAGCCGACGCGCGGCGCCCGGTGAAGACGTTGTCCGGCGGGGAGACGTTCCAGGCGTCGCTTTCGCTGGCCCTCGCGCTGTCGTCCCAGCTCGGGGCGATGGCGGCGGACGGCGCGACCAAGCTCGAGTCGATCTTCCTGGACGAGGGCTTCGGGACGCTGGACGAGGCCACTCTCGACGTCGTGGCGTCCACTTTGGAGAACCTGTCGGCCACCGGCTCCCGGATGGTCGGGGTGATCACGCACGTGCCGGCGCTCGCCGAGCGCGTGCCGGTGCGGTTCCAGGTCACCCGCGACGGCACCGGCTCGCACATCAGCAGGGAGGGCGCATGA
- a CDS encoding exonuclease SbcCD subunit D, whose product MKFLHTSDWHVGKTLKGRNRLDEQRAVLGEIVRTARDEAFDAILVAGDLYETSAPSAAAQELVVQALMALRDTGAEVVAIAGNHDHAATFEAYRPLLRKAGIHLTGNPRPVADGGVVSFDARSTGERVNVAVLPFLSQRYAVRAAELLAGTPADNVGEYDQRVRDILEHLKSGFSAGAVNLVMAHLTVTGGTMGGGERAAQSIFEYHVPATAFGADPHYVALGHLHRRQSLPAACPVHYSGSPFAVDFGEQDNKSVVLAVEVTPTTPAKITEVPITAGRRLRTVHGTVAELIGRAEELGEDYLRVYVREATRAGLREEIQEALPNALEIRIDPEFAAPVTTAGGDRAVADRSPGELFASYCEERTVDDKRVQSLFARLHDEETSGV is encoded by the coding sequence GTGAAGTTCCTGCACACCTCCGACTGGCACGTCGGCAAGACGCTCAAGGGCCGCAACCGCCTGGACGAGCAGCGCGCCGTGCTCGGCGAGATCGTCCGCACCGCGCGCGACGAGGCGTTCGACGCGATCCTCGTCGCGGGCGACCTCTACGAGACGTCGGCGCCGTCGGCCGCCGCGCAGGAACTCGTGGTCCAGGCGCTGATGGCGTTGCGCGACACCGGCGCCGAGGTCGTCGCGATCGCCGGGAACCACGACCACGCGGCGACCTTCGAGGCGTACCGGCCGCTGCTGCGGAAAGCGGGCATCCACCTCACCGGGAACCCGCGGCCGGTCGCCGACGGCGGGGTCGTGTCGTTCGACGCGCGGTCGACCGGCGAGCGCGTCAACGTCGCCGTGCTGCCCTTCCTTTCCCAGCGCTACGCGGTGCGCGCCGCCGAGCTGCTCGCCGGGACCCCGGCGGACAACGTCGGCGAGTACGACCAGCGCGTCCGCGACATCCTGGAGCACCTCAAGTCCGGGTTCTCCGCCGGTGCGGTGAACCTCGTCATGGCGCACCTGACGGTGACCGGCGGGACGATGGGCGGCGGCGAGCGCGCGGCGCAGTCCATCTTCGAGTACCACGTGCCCGCGACGGCGTTCGGCGCCGACCCGCACTACGTCGCGCTCGGCCACCTGCACCGGCGCCAGTCCCTGCCCGCCGCCTGCCCGGTGCACTACAGCGGTTCGCCGTTCGCCGTGGACTTCGGCGAACAGGACAACAAGAGCGTGGTCCTGGCCGTGGAGGTGACGCCCACGACACCGGCGAAGATCACGGAAGTCCCGATCACGGCGGGGCGGCGGCTGCGGACCGTCCACGGCACGGTGGCCGAACTGATCGGCCGCGCCGAGGAGCTCGGCGAGGACTACCTCCGCGTCTACGTCCGCGAGGCGACCAGGGCCGGGCTGCGCGAGGAGATCCAGGAAGCCCTGCCGAACGCCCTGGAAATCCGCATCGACCCGGAGTTCGCCGCCCCGGTGACGACGGCGGGCGGCGACCGTGCGGTCGCGGACCGTTCGCCGGGGGAGCTGTTCGCGTCCTACTGCGAGGAACGGACCGTGGACGACAAGCGCGTCCAGTCGCTCTTCGCGCGGCTGCACGACGAAGAGACGAGCGGGGTGTGA